The DNA window CACGATTCCATTTCCGCGCCCGCCACGTTCGCGCAGCTGTGCGCCCACGCGGTCCTGCTGCATGGGGTGCTGGGGTATGAATCGCTGTCGGCCGGCGCATGGTATGTCGCCATCGATTTCCAGCTGTATGCGGCGCTGGCGCTGCTGCTGTGGCTTGCGGGGCGCGTGGCCGGCACGCGTGCGCTGCCGTACCTGGTGCCCTGCGCCGTGGCCGCGGGCATGGCGGTGTCCCTGCTGTACTTCAACCTGGATGCGGACTGGGATGACTGGGCGCCGTATTTCTTCGGCAGTTATGGGCTGGGCGCGATGGCCTGGTGGGCCGGGGATCGCGGCCGCAAGGGCGGTGCCGTGGCGCTGCTGGTAGCACTGGCCGTGCTGCCGGTGCTGGGTGCGCTGGTGCTTGAATTCCGTGAACGGATCGCGCTGGCGCTGGCCGTTGCCGGCGTGCTGTTCCTGTTCGGCCGGTCGAGGACGGCGTCGGGCAGCCTGGCGGCCACCGTCATCGGCAGGCTGGGGCGCATCTCGTATGCGGTCTTCCTCGTCCACTTCCCAGTGTGCCTGGTCCTGAACGCGGCATTCACGCGCTTCGTGCCGCTCGATCCGCAATGGCAGCTGCTTGGCGTGGCGGGCGCGTGGGCCGCGAGCCTGGTGGCCGGTGCCGCGTTCCACCGCTGGGTGGAAGTGCCGCTGGGCCGCATTGTGCATTCCGCGACGAGGCGCGCCACCGGCCCGGCCAGCCCGGCCTGGCGGTCCGAAGGGAAAGCGCTGCGCTCCTGAGGCGTTCGTGGACGCCCCGTTCTACAGCTCGATCTTCAGGCGGGCGACCACGCTGCGTTCGGCGCCCGGCGTGACGTACAGGTTGCCCCACGATGACGTGTAGAACGTGCGGTTGGCCAGGTTGTGCACGTCCACCGACAGGCGCGTGCGCCCGTTGACCTGCCAGTAGCTGACCAGCTTGAACGTGGTATAGGCCGGCAGCGAGTACGTGTCGGCGCTGTTGCCCGAGCGCTCCCCCACGTGGTTGACGCCGGCACCGATGCCATAGCGGCCGCCGCCGGGCAGGCGGTCTTCGCGGATCGCCAGCAGGCCCGCGCTGACTTCGGGCACGTTGGCCAGGCGCGTGCCCGCGGCCAGCGTCCTGTCCTTCGTCACGCGCGCATCGTCCCACGTCAGGTTGCCCATCACGCGCCAATGGCGGCCTACCTGGCCGTTCACGTCGGCCTCCGCCCCGGTGCTGCGGATTTCGCCGGCCGCCACCGAGTAGCCGGGAATGTCGCTGGCGGTCAGCACATTGGTCTTGGTGATGTCGTAGACGGCGAACGTGGCGCCCAGGCGGCCATCGCGCGATTGCAGTTTCCAGCCCGCTTCATAGGCGGTCGAACGCTGCGGGTCGAAGGCCTGGCCCGCGATGTCGGTGCCGTTGTTGCCGCGGAACGATTTGCCGGCCGAGACATACAGCGAGCTGGTGTCGTTCGGCAGGTACGTAATGCCGGCACGCGGCGTGACGGCGCTCTGCTTGCGCGACACGAACGTTTTCGCCACGCGGTTTTCCAGCGACTGGCTG is part of the Pseudoduganella lutea genome and encodes:
- a CDS encoding acyltransferase family protein, whose product is MKLASPGDHAQARSEFVLINLLKAVAAQLIVLHHLAFYGPMADRARPLVPDLMDWLGDTARIAVQVFLVIGGFLAAKSLSPAAHAGLARPRAAIWRRYVKLVPPFMAATLLAALATAVAAAWMTHDSISAPATFAQLCAHAVLLHGVLGYESLSAGAWYVAIDFQLYAALALLLWLAGRVAGTRALPYLVPCAVAAGMAVSLLYFNLDADWDDWAPYFFGSYGLGAMAWWAGDRGRKGGAVALLVALAVLPVLGALVLEFRERIALALAVAGVLFLFGRSRTASGSLAATVIGRLGRISYAVFLVHFPVCLVLNAAFTRFVPLDPQWQLLGVAGAWAASLVAGAAFHRWVEVPLGRIVHSATRRATGPASPAWRSEGKALRS